A single region of the Manihot esculenta cultivar AM560-2 chromosome 12, M.esculenta_v8, whole genome shotgun sequence genome encodes:
- the LOC110628060 gene encoding B3 domain-containing transcription factor ABI3 isoform X2 gives MKNRLHVEDLQNVTNPSSGFDTVDAMEEEQAIADEDGEIWLEREQDDLLDVNDSSIFYDDFPPLPDFPCMSSSSSSSSTPAPVKAMAPSSSCSSASSSSSAASWAVLKSDAEDDAEKKNNYDSQHYHHHHSQYDQVEAPTAALSSTASMEIPQPSDQGVEGAGCTDMMETFGYLDLIENDGFFDPSSIFQADEHFLDEFQQEQNMQPEQEPQQGNEELIMETKTEETQQQGAAASDDLAMVFLEWLKSNKETVSAEDLRKVKIKKATIECAAKRLGGGKEAMKQLLQLILEWVKTNHLQKRRMKESSSNYPPYQCQEPLQNPNPSASSNLNMNSNSIPPDQSTPCFTQSPWIAPPPYVVDRGTLMPGISPMVGYMADPFASGASNMAGHSYPPAPPTDYHMLDSAQSWPPSQFALSSPYPAFPDNNLQPVQAHHPVFTGYGNQYACQYLPGQVDDRLMRLGSSATKEARKKRMARQRRFLTHHRNQNHHNNQPIEHHQNQSADHHARLGNDNVALTAQPNPGNWVYWPAVSAVSTLPVLPMDAQPVHIVDRPAMQAHESHQRQVASDRRQGWKPEKNLRFLLQKVLKQSDVGNLGRIVLPKKEAETHLPELEARDGISIAMEDIGTSRIWNMRYRFWPNNKSRMYLLENTGDFVRANELQEGDFIVIYSDVKCGKYLIRGVKVRQPGSKSENKKSGKSQKNLHASSPATALNGSSSTPINQAQTVK, from the exons ATGAAGAATAGATTGCATGTTGAAGATCTCCAAAATGTAACAAACCCATCAAGTGGTTTTGATACTGTGGATGCCATGGAGGAAGAACAAGCAATTGCTGATGAAGATGGAGAGATCTGGCTAGAAAGAGAACAAGACGATCTGTTAGATGTAAATGATTCTTCAATCTTCTATGATGATTTTCCTCCCCTTCCAGATTTCCCTTGCATGTCATCATCTTCCTCATCTTCTTCCACTCCGGCTCCAGTTAAGGCTATGGCTCCTTCATCGTCTTGTTCTTCGGCTTCTTCGTCGTCTTCAGCGGCTTCTTGGGCGGTTTTGAAGTCTGACGCAGAAGATGATGCTGAGAAAAAGAATAATTATGACTCTCAAcactatcatcatcatcatagtcaATATGATCAAGTGGAAGCACCCACAGCAGCCTTGTCTTCTACTGCGTCGATGGAGATTCCTCAGCCATCTGATCAAGGGGTGGAAGGTGCTGGTTGCACGGATATGATGGAGACTTTTGGGTACCTGGATCTCATAGAAAACGATGGTTTCTTCGACCCTTCTTCCATATTTCAAGCCGATGAACATTTCTTGGACGAGTTTCAGCAAGAGCAGAACATGCAACCGGAGCAGGAACCACAACAGGGAAATGAAGAGTTGATCATGGAAACTAAAACTGAGGAGACTCAACAGCAAGGAGCCGCCGCTTCAGATGATCTAGCCATGGTGTTCTTGGAGTGGCTCAAGAGCAACAAAGAGACTGTCTCAGCAGAGGACTTGAGGAAAGTTAAAATCAAGAAGGCAACCATAGAGTGTGCTGCTAAGCGTTTAGGTGGTGGTAAAGAAGCTATGAAGCAGTTGTTGCAACTCATTCTTGAATGGGTTAAAACGAATCACCTTCAAAAACGACGTATGAAAGAATCATCTTCCAATTATCCTCCCTATCAATGCCAAGAGCCTCTGCAAAACCCTAACCCTAGTGCTAGTTCAAACCTTAATATGAATTCTAACTCTATCCCACCGGATCAATCAACCCCTTGTTTCACTCAGTCACCTTGGATTGCACCCCCACCTTATGTTGTTGATCGGGGAACGCTTATGCCGGGAATCTCTCCTATGGTTGGGTATATGGCCGACCCTTTTGCTAGTGGCGCTTCAAATATGGCTGGCCACTCTTACCCACCGGCGCCACCGACAGATTATCACATGCTAGACTCCGCCCAATCCTGGCCTCCGTCCCAGTTTGCTTTGTCTTCGCCTTACCCCGCATTTCCAGACAATAATCTCCAACCTGTTCAGGCCCACCATCCTGTTTTCACCGGATATGGAAATCAATACGCATGCCAGTATCTCCCCGGCCAAGTTGACGATAGGTTGATGAGGTTGGGTTCCTCGGCAACCAAAGAGGCAAGGAAGAAGAGAATGGCTAGACAGAGAAGGTTTTTGACACATCACAGGAATCAGAATCATCACAACAACCAACCAATTGAGCACCACCAAAATCAGAGTGCAGATCACCATGCAAGGCTTGGAAACGATAATGTCGCGCTAACGGCTCAACCTAATCCTGGTAACTGGGTCTATTGGCCTGCTGTCAGTGCTGTTTCAACCCTGCCAGTTCTCCCTATGGATGCTCAACCAGTGCATATTGTAGATCGACCAGCTATGCAAGCTCATGAGAGTCATCAGCGTCAAGTGGCATCAGATAGGCGACAG GGCTGGAAGCCTGAGAAGAACCTGAGATTTCTTCTCCAGAAAGTGTTGAAGCAGAGCGATGTGGGCAATCTAGGGAGGATAGTGTTGCCAAAG AAAGAAGCAGAAACACATCTTCCAGAACTGGAGGCAAGAGATGGGATTTCTATTGCCATGGAAGATATAGGGACTTCTCGTATTTGGAACATGCGTTATAG ATTCTGGCCCAACAACAAAAGCAGGATGTATCTCCTTGAGAACACCG GAGATTTTGTGAGAGCAAATGAACTTCAAGAAGGAGATTTCATAGTCATATACTCAGATGTCAAGTGTGGGAAATAT TTGATCCGAGGAGTGAAGGTAAGGCAACCAGGATCAAAATCAGAGAACAAGAAGTCAGGAAAATCACAGAAGAATCTTCATGCAAGctctcctgcaactgctctgaATGGATCTTCATCTACACCCATTAATCAAGCTCAAACAGTAAAGTAA
- the LOC110628857 gene encoding glycine-rich cell wall structural protein 1, which produces MARWCVSVMLVLVLALVAWQAGARDVKTTLTTAKNVPSDAGVSDQKNFVTYGGVGGFAGVGGNGIPFGGVGGVGGVTGLGGAGGIGGFGGVGGAPGGGSGLGGGVGSGGCGAAGGAVGGGTGALPYP; this is translated from the coding sequence ATGGCGAGGTGGTGTGTTAGTGTTATGCTCGTGCTCGTGCTCGCTTTAGTAGCATGGCAAGCTGGCGCGAGAGATGTGAAAACAACTCTAACCACTGCCAAAAATGTACCCAGTGATGCTGGTGTTAGTGACCAGAAGAACTTCGTCACCTACGGTGGCGTTGGTGGCTTTGCTGGCGTTGGTGGTAATGGGATTCCGTTTGGTGGCGTTGGGGGAGTCGGTGGAGTCACTGGGCTAGGTGGTGCAGGTGGCATTGGAGGGTTTGGTGGAGTTGGTGGTGCTCCAGGTGGTGGAAGTGGCCTGGGTGGTGGCGTTGGCAGTGGTGGTTGTGGAGCTGCAGGTGGTGCTGTTGGCGGTGGAACTGGTGCTCTTCCTTATCCTTGA
- the LOC110628810 gene encoding 11S globulin seed storage protein Ana o 2.0101 has translation MATPHCFFILSLSLLLLFHGSFSLRQPRDECQVDRINALEPDNRVECEAGVIDSWNPNEDQFLCAGVAVVRWTIEPRGLLLPSYSNAPQLVYIVRGRGVTGISFAGCPETFQESQQLGVSTRVQDKHQKIRRFRQGDVIAIPAGVPHWCYNDGNEPVVAVSVLDVHNRANQLDMNPRHFYVAGNPEDMFQQRFDETRDPRGPRETRRPFMEPTQRECNNLFCGMDTRFLAEAFNVNEQLARKLRNENDVRGNIVRVEGNLQLVRPPRTQQERQEQLQRERGFGRRPNGLEETYCSARIIENIGDPTRADVFVPEAGHVRTVNSHNLPILERMQLSASHVVLRDNSVRLPHLHMNAHSVLYAVRGQAQVQVVDENGNAVFDGNVREGQVLTVPQNFAVVKRTDKDVFEYVAFKTDDNAMTNDLAGRASTMRALPVEVIATAYRLPLEDARRLKFATQETTLTSVRPRPGRWADA, from the exons ATGGCTACACCTCATTGCTTTTTCATCCTTTCTCTTTCCCTACTTCTTCTCTTTCATGGCTCCTTCTCTCTCCGGCAGCCGCGAGATGAGTGCCAAGTAGATAGGATCAATGCCCTTGAACCAGATAACCGTGTTGAATGCGAAGCCGGAGTAATTGATTCTTGGAATCCAAATGAAGATCAGTTCCTGTGTGCTGGAGTGGCTGTTGTCAGGTGGACAATTGAGCCCAGAGGCCTTCTATTGCCATCTTACAGCAATGCTCCTCAACTTGTTTACATTGTCCGAG GTAGAGGTGTGACTGGGATCTCGTTCGCTGGATGCCCTGAAACATTCCAGGAGTCTCAACAACTAGGAGTCAGCACTAGAGTCCAAGACAAACACCAGAAGATTCGACGTTTCCGCCAGGGAGATGTCATTGCTATTCCCGCCGGTGTACCTCACTGGTGCTACAACGACGGCAATGAACCAGTTGTTGCAGTTTCTGTCTTGGACGTCCACAACAGAGCCAACCAGCTTGACATGAACCCTAGA CACTTTTATGTAGCTGGTAACCCAGAAGATATGTTCCAGCAACGATTCGATGAAACCCGTGATCCTCGAGGCCCACGAGAGACCCGCCGCCCGTTCATGGAGCCAACACAGCGTGAATGCAACAATCTTTTCTGTGGAATGGACACAAGGTTCCTGGCCGAAGCTTTCAACGTCAATGAACAACTGGCTAGAAAGCTTAGGAACGAGAACGACGTCAGAGGCAACATTGTGAGAGTGGAAGGTAACCTTCAGCTAGTGAGGCCACCAAGAACACAGCAAGAGAGACAAGAGCAATTACAGCGAGAGAGAGGATTTGGAAGACGCCCCAATGGCCTGGAGGAGACCTACTGCAGCGCCAGAATTATAGAGAACATCGGTGATCCCACTCGTGCTGATGTCTTCGTCCCAGAAGCTGGTCATGTAAGAACAGTAAACAGCCACAACCTCCCTATTCTTGAGAGGATGCAACTCAGCGCTTCCCATGTGGTTCTCCGCGAT AATTCGGTGAGGTTACCACACTTGCACATGAACGCCCACAGCGTACTATACGCGGTGAGAGGTCAAGCGCAGGTTCAGGTGGTGGATGAAAACGGCAACGCTGTCTTCGACGGAAACGTCCGGGAGGGGCAGGTACTGACGGTGCCACAGAACTTTGCAGTGGTGAAAAGGACGGACAAGGATGTATTCGAATATGTAGCGTTCAAGACCGACGACAATGCCATGACAAATGACCTTGCAGGGCGTGCGTCGACCATGAGGGCACTGCCAGTGGAGGTGATCGCCACAGCATACAGATTACCGCTGGAGGACGCACGGAGGCTCAAGTTTGCGACGCAGGAGACGACCCTGACAAGCGTAAGGCCTCGGCCTGGAAGGTGGGCTGATGCATAA
- the LOC110628473 gene encoding 26S proteasome regulatory subunit 4 homolog A yields MGQGPSGNRQGLPGDRKSDGGDKKDKKFEPAAPPARVGRKQRKQKGPEAAARLPTVTPLTKCKLRLLKLERIKDYLLMEEEFVANQERLKPQEEKAEEDRSKVDDLRGSPMSVGNLEELIDENHAIVSSSVGPEYYVGILSFVDKDQLEPGCAILMHNKVLSVVGLLQDEVDPMVSVMKVEKAPLESYADIGGLDAQIQEIKEAVELPLTHPELYEDIGIKPPKGVILYGEPGTGKTLLAKAVANSTSATFLRVVGSELIQKYLGDGPKLVRELFRVADDLSPSIVFIDEIDAVGTKRYDAHSGGEREIQRTMLELLNQLDGFDSRGDVKVILATNRIESLDPALLRPGRIDRKIEFPLPDIKTRRRIFQIHTSRMTLADDVNLEEFVMTKDEFSGADIKAICTEAGLLALRERRMKVTHADFKKAKEKVMFKKKEGVPEGLYM; encoded by the exons ATGGGTCAGGGACCATCCGGTAACCGGCAGGGTCTCCCGGGAGACCGAAAGTCCGATGGAGGGGATAAGAAGGATAAGAAATTCGAGCCGGCGGCCCCACCGGCTCGCGTGGGCCGAAAGCAGCGCAAGCAGAAAGGGCCGGAGGCTGCTGCCCGGCTGCCGACTGTGACGCCATTGACGAAGTGCAAGCTGAGACTTTTAAAGTTGGAGCGAATTAAGGACTATCTGTTAATGGAGGAGGAGTTCGTGGCCAACCAGGAGAGATTGAAGCCTCAGGAAGAGAAAGCGGAGGAGGACCGATCCAAGGTTGATGATTTGAGGGGATCGCCGATGAGTGTGGGGAACTTGGAAGAGCttattgatgaaaatcatgCCATTGTTTCATCGTCGGTTGGGCCTGAATATTACGTTGGGATTTTGTCTTTTGTTGATAAGGATCAGCTGGAGCCTGGCTGTGCTATTCTGATGCATAACAAG GTCCTATCTGTTGTGGGGCTTCTTCAGGATGAAGTTGATCCAATGGTATCTGTAATGAAGGTTGAGAAGGCTCCCTTGGAGTCTTATGCTGATATAGGTGGTTTAGATGCCCAAATACAGGAAATTAAAGAAGCAGTTGAGCTCCCCCTGACTCATCCTGAACTGTATGAAGATATCGGTATTAAGCCTCCAAAAGGAGTTATATTATATGGAGAGCCTGGAACTGGCAAAACCTTGCTTGCGAAG GCAGTAGCAAATTCAACGTCAGCAACTTTCTTGCGTGTCGTTGGTAGTGAATTAATTCAAAAGTACTTGGGAGATGGCCCAAAATTAGTGAGGGAACTTTTCAGAGTAGCTGATGATCTGTCACCATcaattgtcttcatcgatgaaaTTGATGCAGTTGGTACAAAGAG aTACGATGCACATTCAGGTGGTGAACGAGAAATTCAGAGAACTATGTTAGAATTACTGAACCAATTAGATGGTTTTGATTCAAGAGGAGATGTCAAAGTAATTCTTGCAACCAACCGAATTGAAAGTCTTGACCCCGCTTTACTTCGACCTGGTCGAATAGATAGGAAGATTGAATTTCCACTTCCTGATATCAAAACACGGAGACGAATTTTCCAG ATACACACATCAAGGATGACACTGGCTGATGATGTCAACTTGGAAGAATTTGTTATGACTAAAGATGAGTTTTCTGGAGCTGATATAAAAGCTATATGTACTGAAGCTGGTTTACTTGCTTTGAGAGAGCGACGTATGAAG GTAACTCACGCTGACTTTAAGAAGGCGAAAGAAAAGGTGATGTTCAAGAAGAAAGAAGGTGTACCAGAAGGACTATATATGTGA
- the LOC110628060 gene encoding B3 domain-containing transcription factor ABI3 isoform X1 encodes MKNRLHVEDLQNVTNPSSGFDTVDAMEEEQAIADEDGEIWLEREQDDLLDVNDSSIFYDDFPPLPDFPCMSSSSSSSSTPAPVKAMAPSSSCSSASSSSSAASWAVLKSDAEDDAEKKNNYDSQHYHHHHSQYDQVEAPTAALSSTASMEIPQPSDQGVEGAGCTDMMETFGYLDLIENDGFFDPSSIFQADEHFLDEFQQEQNMQPEQEPQQGNEELIMETKTEETQQQGAAASDDLAMVFLEWLKSNKETVSAEDLRKVKIKKATIECAAKRLGGGKEAMKQLLQLILEWVKTNHLQKRRMKESSSNYPPYQCQEPLQNPNPSASSNLNMNSNSIPPDQSTPCFTQSPWIAPPPYVVDRGTLMPGISPMVGYMADPFASGASNMAGHSYPPAPPTDYHMLDSAQSWPPSQFALSSPYPAFPDNNLQPVQAHHPVFTGYGNQYACQYLPGQVDDRLMRLGSSATKEARKKRMARQRRFLTHHRNQNHHNNQPIEHHQNQSADHHARLGNDNVALTAQPNPGNWVYWPAVSAVSTLPVLPMDAQPVHIVDRPAMQAHESHQRQVASDRRQGWKPEKNLRFLLQKVLKQSDVGNLGRIVLPKKEAETHLPELEARDGISIAMEDIGTSRIWNMRYSFRFWPNNKSRMYLLENTGDFVRANELQEGDFIVIYSDVKCGKYLIRGVKVRQPGSKSENKKSGKSQKNLHASSPATALNGSSSTPINQAQTVK; translated from the exons ATGAAGAATAGATTGCATGTTGAAGATCTCCAAAATGTAACAAACCCATCAAGTGGTTTTGATACTGTGGATGCCATGGAGGAAGAACAAGCAATTGCTGATGAAGATGGAGAGATCTGGCTAGAAAGAGAACAAGACGATCTGTTAGATGTAAATGATTCTTCAATCTTCTATGATGATTTTCCTCCCCTTCCAGATTTCCCTTGCATGTCATCATCTTCCTCATCTTCTTCCACTCCGGCTCCAGTTAAGGCTATGGCTCCTTCATCGTCTTGTTCTTCGGCTTCTTCGTCGTCTTCAGCGGCTTCTTGGGCGGTTTTGAAGTCTGACGCAGAAGATGATGCTGAGAAAAAGAATAATTATGACTCTCAAcactatcatcatcatcatagtcaATATGATCAAGTGGAAGCACCCACAGCAGCCTTGTCTTCTACTGCGTCGATGGAGATTCCTCAGCCATCTGATCAAGGGGTGGAAGGTGCTGGTTGCACGGATATGATGGAGACTTTTGGGTACCTGGATCTCATAGAAAACGATGGTTTCTTCGACCCTTCTTCCATATTTCAAGCCGATGAACATTTCTTGGACGAGTTTCAGCAAGAGCAGAACATGCAACCGGAGCAGGAACCACAACAGGGAAATGAAGAGTTGATCATGGAAACTAAAACTGAGGAGACTCAACAGCAAGGAGCCGCCGCTTCAGATGATCTAGCCATGGTGTTCTTGGAGTGGCTCAAGAGCAACAAAGAGACTGTCTCAGCAGAGGACTTGAGGAAAGTTAAAATCAAGAAGGCAACCATAGAGTGTGCTGCTAAGCGTTTAGGTGGTGGTAAAGAAGCTATGAAGCAGTTGTTGCAACTCATTCTTGAATGGGTTAAAACGAATCACCTTCAAAAACGACGTATGAAAGAATCATCTTCCAATTATCCTCCCTATCAATGCCAAGAGCCTCTGCAAAACCCTAACCCTAGTGCTAGTTCAAACCTTAATATGAATTCTAACTCTATCCCACCGGATCAATCAACCCCTTGTTTCACTCAGTCACCTTGGATTGCACCCCCACCTTATGTTGTTGATCGGGGAACGCTTATGCCGGGAATCTCTCCTATGGTTGGGTATATGGCCGACCCTTTTGCTAGTGGCGCTTCAAATATGGCTGGCCACTCTTACCCACCGGCGCCACCGACAGATTATCACATGCTAGACTCCGCCCAATCCTGGCCTCCGTCCCAGTTTGCTTTGTCTTCGCCTTACCCCGCATTTCCAGACAATAATCTCCAACCTGTTCAGGCCCACCATCCTGTTTTCACCGGATATGGAAATCAATACGCATGCCAGTATCTCCCCGGCCAAGTTGACGATAGGTTGATGAGGTTGGGTTCCTCGGCAACCAAAGAGGCAAGGAAGAAGAGAATGGCTAGACAGAGAAGGTTTTTGACACATCACAGGAATCAGAATCATCACAACAACCAACCAATTGAGCACCACCAAAATCAGAGTGCAGATCACCATGCAAGGCTTGGAAACGATAATGTCGCGCTAACGGCTCAACCTAATCCTGGTAACTGGGTCTATTGGCCTGCTGTCAGTGCTGTTTCAACCCTGCCAGTTCTCCCTATGGATGCTCAACCAGTGCATATTGTAGATCGACCAGCTATGCAAGCTCATGAGAGTCATCAGCGTCAAGTGGCATCAGATAGGCGACAG GGCTGGAAGCCTGAGAAGAACCTGAGATTTCTTCTCCAGAAAGTGTTGAAGCAGAGCGATGTGGGCAATCTAGGGAGGATAGTGTTGCCAAAG AAAGAAGCAGAAACACATCTTCCAGAACTGGAGGCAAGAGATGGGATTTCTATTGCCATGGAAGATATAGGGACTTCTCGTATTTGGAACATGCGTTATAG TTTCAGATTCTGGCCCAACAACAAAAGCAGGATGTATCTCCTTGAGAACACCG GAGATTTTGTGAGAGCAAATGAACTTCAAGAAGGAGATTTCATAGTCATATACTCAGATGTCAAGTGTGGGAAATAT TTGATCCGAGGAGTGAAGGTAAGGCAACCAGGATCAAAATCAGAGAACAAGAAGTCAGGAAAATCACAGAAGAATCTTCATGCAAGctctcctgcaactgctctgaATGGATCTTCATCTACACCCATTAATCAAGCTCAAACAGTAAAGTAA